A window of the Trichoplusia ni isolate ovarian cell line Hi5 chromosome 4, tn1, whole genome shotgun sequence genome harbors these coding sequences:
- the LOC113493190 gene encoding uncharacterized protein LOC113493190, giving the protein MVRRYERMSGRQSWNEDDMAKAVAAVVSGKMGYKLAARTYHIPRSTLQRRASKIRYQQPDDPKPLMGHYRRVFTDSQEKDLVGYIKSMEKYFMGVSRRDIRELAFQYAEDNNLNHPFDVNTRMAGEDWVRNFLKRNPELLDKSEHEYGLEPVNFDQFYHFMCQLS; this is encoded by the coding sequence ATGGTCAGAAGATACGAAAGAATGAGTGGACGTCAGTCCTGGAACGAAGACGACATGGCTAAGGCCGTCGCAGCGGTGGTGTCGGGGAAGATGGGGTACAAACTGGCCGCCAGGACCTACCACATACCCCGCTCCACACTCCAGAGGCGCGCCAGCAAGATACGGTACCAGCAACCTGACGATCCCAAACCATTGATGGGCCACTACCGAAGGGTATTCACAGACAGTCAAGAAAAAGACTTAGTTGGGTACATAAAGAGTATGGAGAAGTATTTCATGGGGGTCTCGAGGCGTGATATCCGAGAACTAGCCTTCCAATACGCTGAAGACAACAACCTGAACCATCCGTTCGACGTGAACACGCGGATGGCGGGGGAGGACTGGGTGAGGAACTTCCTCAAGCGGAACCCCGAGCTGCTGGACAAGTCGGAGCACGAGTACGGGCTGGAGCCTGTCAACTTTGATCAGTTCTACCACTTCATGTGTCAGCTGTCATGA